From one Heterodontus francisci isolate sHetFra1 chromosome 17, sHetFra1.hap1, whole genome shotgun sequence genomic stretch:
- the LOC137378648 gene encoding probable G-protein coupled receptor 139: MKYLFNLIPTLADVEVIYCPVLGAIGVPINLLAIVILSRGNCGLSKCVTHYLVAMAAADLMVVMTDVILRWLIVYFPVSFLDITPICSLVTMLIISTTEISVWFTVAFTFDRFVAICCQKLKTKYCTEKTARVIIGAVPVLSCLESIPWFFKFKAQYIFNNLEWFCITKPEYYTSIFWAAYDILLTLLTPLLPFVLILLLNTLTFRHILIASRARRRLQADSDRESPSDPEMDKRRKSIVLLFTISGSFIVLWTPYVTCFLYQRIAFMSDSFTPSPTASTIGYLLQLLSTCTNTCIYTVTQSKFREQLKKVVKYPFTVILRFNKQ; encoded by the exons ATGAAATATTTGTTCAATTTAATACCGACACTCGCTGATGTTGAGGTCATTTACTGTCCTGTGCTTGGTGCCATTGGAGTGCCCA ttaacttgctggcgattgtgatcctgtctcggggaaactgtggtctctccaaatgtgtcactcattacCTGGTAGCCATGGCAGCAGCCGATCTCATGGTTGTCATGACTGATGTGATTCTGAGGTGGCTGATTGTTTATTTCCCAGTTTCTTTCCTGGATATTACTCCCATATGTAGTTTGGTAACGATGCTCATTATTTCCACCACAGAGATTTCTGTCTGGTTTacagttgctttcacctttgatcgatttgtggccatttgttgccagaagctgaaaactaaatattgcactgagaaaactgcaagggtgattattGGAGCTGTGCCTGTGCTGAGCTGTTTGGAAAGTATTCCCTGGTTCTTCAAATTTAAAGCTCAGTACATCTTCAATAACTTGGAATGGTTTTGCATCACAAAACCAGAGTATTACACTTCAATCTTCTGGGCAGCTTACGACATTCTTCTAACCCTTCTAACCCCTTTGCTCCCATTCGTTTTGATTCTGCTTCTCAACACTCTGACCTTCAGACACATTTTAATAGCTAGTAGAGCCCGCCGGAGACTCCAGGcggacagtgatagggagagtcccaGTGACCCCGAGATGGACAAACGCAGAAAATCCATCGTTTTACTATTCACTATCTCAGGTAGTTTTATTGTTTTATGGACGCCCTATGTTACGTGTTTCCTGTATCAGCGAATTGCATTCATGTCTGATTCCTTTACCCCTTCACCCACCGCAAGTACCATCGGATACCTGCTCCAGCTCCTCAGTACCTGCACAAACACCTGTATCTACACAGTGACTCAGAGCAAATTCCGAGAGCAGCTGAAAAAGGTTGTGAAATATCCTTTCACTGTGATTCTCAGATTCAATAAACAGTGA